One Cyanobacterium sp. T60_A2020_053 DNA window includes the following coding sequences:
- the era gene encoding GTPase Era: MINDYTPIPSAPENFKSGFIAIIGRPNVGKSTLMNYLIGQKVAITSPVAQTTRNRLRGILTTDEAQIIFVDTPGIHKPHHELGRVIVQNAISAINNADIILFVVDSSQPAGGGDRYIVDLLQKTSTPIVLGLNKTDLQGDKSSSLDASYDDICGDSWHGVKFSAVTGAGLPQLQEILTSKLDHGPYYYPPDLVTDQPERFIVGELIREQILLLTREEVPHSVAVTIEKMEETPQITRIYAAISVERKSQKGIIIGDKGSMIKEIGSASRQQMQKLLSGKVYLELFVKVEPKWRQSRLRLAEFGYQVNKE, from the coding sequence ATGATTAACGACTACACCCCCATTCCCAGTGCGCCCGAAAACTTCAAATCGGGATTTATTGCCATCATCGGGCGCCCGAATGTGGGTAAATCAACCCTGATGAATTACTTAATCGGGCAAAAAGTCGCCATCACCTCCCCCGTAGCGCAAACCACCCGTAACCGTTTAAGGGGTATTCTAACCACCGATGAAGCACAAATTATTTTTGTGGATACTCCCGGCATTCATAAACCCCATCACGAGTTAGGGCGTGTTATTGTGCAAAATGCTATTTCTGCTATTAATAACGCTGATATAATTTTATTTGTGGTGGATTCTTCCCAACCAGCAGGAGGAGGCGATCGCTATATCGTTGATTTATTACAAAAAACTTCCACTCCCATTGTGTTAGGTTTAAATAAAACCGATTTACAAGGGGATAAAAGTTCTAGTCTTGATGCTAGTTATGATGATATTTGTGGTGATAGTTGGCACGGAGTAAAATTTTCGGCGGTGACGGGCGCTGGTTTACCACAATTACAAGAAATTTTAACCAGTAAACTAGATCATGGTCCCTATTATTATCCTCCTGATCTGGTGACGGATCAACCAGAAAGATTTATCGTAGGAGAATTAATTAGAGAACAAATTTTATTATTAACAAGGGAAGAAGTACCTCATTCTGTGGCTGTTACCATCGAAAAAATGGAAGAAACTCCCCAAATTACCCGTATTTATGCTGCCATTAGTGTAGAAAGAAAATCTCAGAAGGGTATCATCATCGGTGATAAGGGTAGTATGATCAAAGAAATTGGTAGTGCTTCTCGCCAACAAATGCAAAAGTTGTTAAGTGGCAAAGTTTATTTAGAATTGTTTGTTAAAGTTGAACCGAAATGGCGCCAATCAAGGTTGAGATTAGCTGAATTTGGTTATCAAGTTAATAAAGAATAA
- a CDS encoding glycoside hydrolase family 10 protein, whose amino-acid sequence MSKSFLISNWSSFRLSKSLCLFFASYLSIILASGWISPALSQNTGEIRAVWLTTSDTETLYDRPKMQEAISNLASLNFNTIYPVVWNSGYALYPSAVAQRAGIQPFIHRGFQGQEPLGELIDEAHRQKLLVLPWFEFGFMAPPTSELALNYPQWLTQARDGTQTTNSAAGEVVWLNPFHPEVQRFITALVMEVVNRYDIDGIQFDDHLALPVTLGYDSYTTNLYRQETNLEVPSNPRDAEWMRWRSDKLTAFVQRLRQTIKARKPNTIFSISPNPYTTAYNSFLQDWLDWVRKDLVDELIVQVYRDDFWVFRQEVSRPEIREAREKIPVGIGILTGLGNRVTPINFVKKKALTARQERLGIAFFFYGSLWNRTPELKADRKSNFYDLFRH is encoded by the coding sequence ATGAGCAAAAGTTTTTTAATTAGTAATTGGTCATCTTTTCGTTTATCAAAATCTTTATGTTTATTTTTTGCATCTTATCTTAGTATTATTCTCGCTAGTGGCTGGATTAGCCCTGCCTTGTCCCAGAATACAGGAGAAATTAGAGCAGTATGGTTAACAACCAGCGATACCGAGACATTATATGATCGTCCCAAAATGCAGGAAGCTATCAGCAATCTAGCTTCCCTGAATTTTAATACCATTTATCCTGTAGTTTGGAATTCAGGTTATGCCCTTTATCCTAGTGCAGTAGCACAACGAGCAGGAATACAACCTTTTATCCATAGGGGATTTCAAGGACAAGAACCTTTAGGTGAATTAATTGATGAAGCACATCGCCAAAAACTATTAGTTTTACCTTGGTTTGAATTTGGCTTTATGGCGCCCCCCACCTCAGAATTAGCCCTAAATTATCCCCAATGGCTAACTCAAGCCAGAGATGGCACTCAAACCACCAATAGCGCTGCTGGGGAAGTAGTTTGGCTCAATCCCTTCCATCCTGAAGTACAAAGATTTATCACTGCTTTAGTCATGGAAGTAGTTAATCGCTATGACATTGATGGTATTCAGTTTGACGATCATTTAGCTTTACCTGTTACCCTCGGTTATGATTCTTATACGACAAATCTCTATCGACAAGAAACTAATTTAGAAGTGCCTAGCAACCCTAGAGACGCTGAGTGGATGCGCTGGCGCTCTGATAAACTAACGGCATTTGTGCAACGACTTAGGCAGACTATTAAAGCACGAAAACCCAATACAATTTTCTCCATTTCTCCTAATCCTTACACTACAGCTTATAATTCATTTCTACAAGATTGGTTAGACTGGGTAAGAAAGGACTTAGTAGATGAGTTGATAGTGCAAGTTTATCGTGACGATTTTTGGGTATTTCGCCAAGAAGTTAGTCGCCCAGAAATCCGTGAAGCTAGGGAAAAAATTCCTGTCGGTATCGGCATTTTAACGGGATTAGGCAACCGTGTTACCCCCATTAACTTTGTCAAGAAAAAAGCCTTGACGGCACGACAGGAGAGATTGGGTATTGCTTTCTTTTTTTATGGTAGTCTGTGGAATCGAACTCCTGAATTAAAAGCGGATCGCAAATCTAATTTTTATGATCTTTTTCGTCATTAA
- a CDS encoding N-acetylmuramoyl-L-alanine amidase encodes MKFYSLILSCLTFLLMATPAYAGRLLSWRFESNQNRLVFSTDERVQPSAQLIANPTRLVIDLPGTILGQPTINQSYGGLITSVRIGQFDSNTTRLVIEVAQGYTLDPQQIKIQGISPTQWSVNIPQPRLTGSGDTIPNSNDSSTQSAPPRQTLNQASNNFNPNSPLQISPGGIIIGIPGNVNNKINVNRSSDRRQIEFELEGVTIPNNLIQSWDLNQYGVKTIKVSQKGGSPARALVTMDVDSQSPDWLGSFSRMGGLVIWPVGGMSRVQSLSPSSSNSNITPTPSNANNNPTSSSSQKAIIESMEIINNQLVIRGNQALRGEGSRGAGNSYQIRFNNTDLANNFRNPQLFSNSPISRLRIWQPDDQTVVLLVEPARGITIEGLSQNSPSVLSLALSNITGSSNDPFNNSGAIPNLPPNSSPLPINVPPPRRPSPPPTTNNNPPRSRTLVVIDPGHGGTDSGAIGIGGLREKDVILPISEKVAQILEQQGIQVKMTRNTDVFISLQGRTALANSLNADLFVSIHANSAGANKPQVSGLETYYFQSGRNLATVIHRNILQRININDRRVRQARFYVLRTANMPSVLVETGFLTGTDDASRLPNPNYQQQMAQGIAAGILEYIRTNRL; translated from the coding sequence GTGAAATTTTATAGCTTAATTCTCAGTTGTTTGACCTTTCTGTTGATGGCAACCCCAGCTTATGCCGGAAGACTATTATCATGGCGTTTCGAGTCTAATCAAAATCGTCTCGTCTTTTCCACCGATGAAAGAGTTCAACCCAGCGCCCAACTCATTGCCAATCCAACTCGGTTAGTAATTGATCTGCCCGGCACAATTCTAGGACAACCTACCATTAATCAAAGTTATGGGGGTTTAATCACTAGCGTCAGAATTGGTCAATTCGATAGTAATACCACTAGATTAGTCATAGAAGTTGCTCAGGGATATACATTAGACCCTCAACAAATTAAAATACAAGGCATTTCACCCACTCAATGGTCTGTAAATATACCTCAACCCCGCCTCACTGGTAGTGGTGATACTATTCCCAATAGTAACGACTCATCGACCCAAAGCGCCCCTCCTCGTCAAACTCTCAATCAGGCAAGTAACAATTTCAACCCTAATTCTCCCTTACAAATTTCTCCCGGTGGTATTATTATTGGTATCCCCGGCAATGTTAACAACAAAATAAATGTCAATCGTAGCAGTGACCGTCGTCAAATTGAATTTGAACTAGAAGGCGTTACTATTCCCAATAATTTGATTCAGTCGTGGGATTTGAATCAATACGGTGTGAAAACCATTAAAGTTAGTCAGAAAGGTGGTTCTCCAGCTAGGGCATTAGTCACCATGGATGTGGATAGCCAAAGCCCTGATTGGCTAGGTAGTTTCAGTCGTATGGGTGGTTTAGTGATTTGGCCCGTAGGAGGTATGAGTCGGGTGCAATCTCTCTCTCCCTCTTCTAGTAACAGTAACATTACGCCGACTCCATCTAACGCTAATAATAATCCCACATCTTCGTCCTCTCAAAAAGCAATCATTGAGAGCATGGAAATTATTAATAATCAATTAGTGATACGAGGTAATCAAGCCCTTAGAGGTGAAGGGAGTAGGGGCGCTGGAAACTCTTATCAAATTCGTTTCAATAATACCGATTTAGCCAACAATTTTCGTAATCCGCAACTATTCTCCAATAGTCCCATTTCTCGACTGCGCATTTGGCAACCAGACGATCAAACTGTGGTGTTGTTAGTTGAACCAGCTAGAGGCATTACTATAGAAGGCTTGAGTCAAAACAGCCCCAGTGTTTTAAGTTTAGCACTTAGTAATATTACCGGTTCCAGTAATGATCCTTTTAATAATAGCGGTGCTATTCCTAATTTACCCCCTAACTCTTCCCCCTTACCCATCAACGTGCCACCACCGAGAAGACCATCCCCTCCTCCTACCACTAACAATAATCCCCCCCGCTCTCGCACTTTGGTAGTTATCGACCCCGGTCACGGTGGCACGGATTCGGGCGCTATTGGCATCGGCGGACTACGGGAGAAAGATGTAATTCTTCCCATCTCTGAAAAAGTAGCCCAAATTCTTGAACAGCAAGGTATTCAAGTTAAAATGACTCGCAATACTGATGTATTTATTAGCTTACAAGGGCGCACGGCGTTAGCCAACAGTTTAAATGCTGATTTATTCGTCAGTATCCATGCCAACTCAGCCGGAGCTAATAAACCGCAAGTTAGTGGTTTAGAAACATATTATTTTCAATCAGGGCGTAATTTAGCTACAGTTATACACCGCAATATTTTACAGCGTATTAATATCAATGACAGGCGAGTGCGCCAAGCTCGGTTTTACGTTTTGCGTACCGCCAATATGCCTTCGGTATTAGTAGAAACAGGATTTTTAACCGGTACAGACGATGCCAGTCGATTACCCAATCCCAATTATCAACAGCAGATGGCACAAGGTATTGCTGCGGGTATTTTGGAATACATAAGAACCAATCGACTATAG